A single genomic interval of Nitratidesulfovibrio sp. SRB-5 harbors:
- a CDS encoding methyl-accepting chemotaxis protein: MTGERERRGAFGIKAKIMAIAILGPVCIAGVMAVQRIGDIREGAHEAILEQSRAVVLMAEAARDEMSRKLEGGLIRPFAELPPDKVVDAVPVITAIKMARVNAEKLGYEFRVPKMHPRNQTNEPTDLERRVLEQLSASGQQELILREADRIRYFRAIKLTRECLFCHGDTKGEHDVVGGIKEGWREGEVHGAFEIVSSLDAVNAQVRSAALSVTGWALGIVAVVVSCAWLLASRSIARPLERIRDVAGQVASGDLTADVEVSSRDEVGSVAEAIRTMTGNLRRVIGEVMETTRGVTAGSRELSETAVSMAQGATEQASAVEEVSASVEQMTSNIQQNAENAAETDRIALRSAEDAREGGQAVAQTVRAMKTIAEKISIVQEIARQTNLLALNAAIEAARAGEHGKGFAVVASEVRKLAERSGTAAAEIGELSSSSVALAERAGSMLGTLVPSIQKTAELVQEIAAGSKEQSVGAEQINKAVQQLDSVIQQNASASEMMAATSEELAGQATQLAQTVAFFRLPAGGGAPSMGRPVPSVQSVQPNHKGGLEIRRQQRAHPSAAITGGGLPGDRSARAGQSGVTLELDEAATSDADFERY, from the coding sequence ATGACCGGCGAACGTGAACGGCGTGGAGCATTCGGCATCAAGGCCAAGATCATGGCCATCGCCATTCTGGGGCCCGTGTGCATCGCCGGTGTCATGGCCGTGCAGCGCATCGGCGACATTCGCGAGGGCGCGCACGAGGCCATCCTGGAACAAAGCCGGGCCGTGGTGCTCATGGCAGAGGCCGCGCGCGACGAGATGTCGCGCAAGCTTGAAGGCGGGCTGATCCGCCCGTTCGCGGAACTGCCGCCCGACAAGGTGGTGGACGCTGTGCCGGTGATCACCGCCATCAAGATGGCCAGGGTCAATGCGGAAAAGCTGGGTTACGAATTCCGGGTGCCCAAGATGCATCCCCGCAACCAGACCAACGAACCCACGGACCTGGAACGCAGGGTTCTGGAGCAGCTTTCAGCCTCGGGCCAGCAGGAACTGATCCTGCGCGAGGCGGACCGCATCCGGTATTTCCGGGCCATCAAGCTGACGCGCGAATGCCTGTTCTGCCACGGCGACACCAAGGGCGAGCACGACGTGGTGGGCGGCATCAAGGAAGGCTGGCGCGAGGGCGAGGTGCACGGCGCCTTCGAGATCGTTTCGTCGCTGGACGCGGTGAATGCCCAGGTGCGTTCCGCCGCCCTGTCCGTGACGGGCTGGGCGCTGGGCATCGTGGCCGTGGTGGTGTCCTGCGCGTGGCTGCTGGCCAGCCGGTCCATCGCAAGGCCGCTCGAACGCATCCGCGACGTGGCCGGGCAGGTGGCCTCCGGCGACCTGACGGCGGACGTCGAGGTGAGCAGCCGGGACGAGGTGGGCAGCGTGGCCGAGGCCATCCGCACCATGACCGGCAACCTGCGCCGGGTCATCGGCGAGGTGATGGAGACCACCCGCGGCGTCACGGCGGGCAGCCGCGAACTGTCCGAGACGGCGGTGAGCATGGCCCAGGGCGCCACGGAGCAGGCCAGCGCGGTGGAAGAGGTGTCCGCCTCGGTGGAACAGATGACCTCGAACATCCAGCAGAACGCCGAGAATGCCGCCGAGACAGACCGCATCGCCCTGCGCTCGGCAGAAGACGCCCGCGAGGGCGGGCAGGCCGTGGCCCAGACCGTACGGGCCATGAAGACCATCGCGGAAAAGATATCCATCGTGCAGGAAATTGCCCGGCAGACCAACCTGCTGGCCCTCAACGCCGCCATCGAGGCGGCCCGCGCGGGCGAGCACGGCAAGGGCTTTGCCGTGGTGGCCTCAGAGGTGCGCAAGCTGGCCGAGCGCAGCGGCACGGCGGCGGCGGAAATCGGCGAGCTGTCGTCGTCCAGCGTGGCACTGGCCGAGCGCGCGGGCAGCATGCTGGGCACGCTGGTGCCCAGCATCCAGAAGACGGCGGAACTGGTGCAGGAGATCGCGGCGGGCAGCAAGGAACAGAGCGTGGGCGCGGAGCAGATCAACAAGGCCGTGCAGCAGCTCGATTCGGTGATCCAGCAGAACGCCTCCGCTTCGGAAATGATGGCCGCCACGTCGGAGGAACTGGCCGGGCAGGCCACGCAGCTGGCCCAGACCGTGGCGTTCTTCCGGCTGCCCGCGGGCGGCGGCGCGCCGTCCATGGGGCGGCCTGTTCCGTCAGTCCAGTCAGTCCAGCCGAACCACAAGGGCGGGCTGGAGATACGCCGCCAGCAGCGGGCGCACCCGTCCGCCGCCATCACCGGGGGCGGGTTGCCCGGTGACCGCTCCGCCAGGGCGGGGCAGTCCGGCGTGACCCTTGAACTTGACGAGGCCGCCACGTCCGACGCCGACTTCGAACGCTATTGA
- a CDS encoding PAS domain-containing sensor histidine kinase, translating into MQADVRTDVRPEARRDAGPAAPPGAGQADQTDQADQDASPAPDGLPPRPAALSGLAECGEVSMQTVRYAEDLAALYTVERAQRAELQAVNERLSAVIDSMADGMLTVDATGVAVTVNTAACAMLERSPAELEGRPLLELLGEAGAAAVLPQGGHGARLPGGGGTEGVSGPYMRGQYVSGQDLYGARVVELELPSPEGLARRVVRVATSPMRDGGRVLVLHDISMQRRVQHLKQDFLAIISHEMRTPLNGILGLGDVLLDEARRRGDSDAEELLGHLLQAARRMHAMVREVVRFAEVQGGRVEAADAPVDMYWVLTGVLEELSAFAAAHGVVLGPMPMGMPVTVRGNAGLLRELFLHVVHNAIRFNRQGGMVTLRCRPPRGMAGPGVANGPGGPDGPAGKGSPDVPSGQGCAVREVVVEVADTGVGIGAQERERVFESFYQAQGYMTRNREGLGIGLTLARAIARLHGGEVTLASEVGRGTTVSVRLPACVGVYGASVRETSAG; encoded by the coding sequence ATGCAGGCCGACGTCCGGACAGACGTGCGTCCCGAAGCCCGGCGCGACGCCGGACCGGCAGCCCCCCCCGGCGCGGGTCAGGCTGACCAAACGGACCAGGCGGACCAGGACGCATCACCGGCGCCGGACGGCCTGCCCCCCCGCCCGGCTGCCCTGTCGGGGCTGGCCGAGTGCGGCGAGGTGTCCATGCAGACGGTGCGCTACGCCGAGGACCTGGCGGCGCTCTACACCGTGGAACGGGCTCAGCGGGCGGAATTGCAGGCCGTCAACGAGCGCTTGAGCGCGGTCATCGACTCCATGGCCGATGGCATGCTTACTGTGGATGCGACGGGCGTGGCGGTTACCGTGAATACGGCGGCCTGCGCCATGCTGGAGCGTTCCCCGGCGGAACTGGAGGGCCGTCCGCTGCTGGAATTACTGGGCGAGGCGGGCGCGGCGGCGGTGTTGCCGCAGGGCGGGCACGGGGCAAGACTCCCCGGCGGGGGCGGTACCGAAGGTGTGTCCGGGCCGTACATGCGCGGACAGTATGTATCCGGACAGGACCTGTACGGGGCGCGGGTGGTGGAACTGGAACTGCCCTCGCCCGAAGGGCTGGCCCGGCGGGTCGTGCGGGTGGCCACATCGCCCATGCGCGACGGCGGGCGTGTGCTGGTGCTGCACGACATCAGCATGCAACGCCGGGTGCAGCACCTGAAGCAGGATTTTCTGGCCATCATTTCACACGAGATGCGCACCCCGCTCAACGGTATCCTTGGGTTGGGAGACGTGCTGCTGGACGAGGCGCGCCGCCGGGGCGATTCCGACGCCGAGGAACTGCTGGGCCACCTGTTGCAGGCAGCGCGGCGCATGCACGCCATGGTGCGCGAGGTGGTGCGCTTTGCCGAGGTGCAAGGCGGCCGCGTGGAGGCCGCGGATGCGCCCGTGGACATGTATTGGGTGCTGACCGGCGTGCTGGAAGAGCTTTCCGCCTTTGCAGCAGCCCACGGCGTGGTGCTGGGGCCGATGCCCATGGGGATGCCGGTGACGGTGCGCGGCAACGCCGGGCTGCTGCGCGAACTGTTCCTGCACGTGGTGCACAATGCCATTCGCTTCAACAGGCAGGGAGGCATGGTGACCTTGCGCTGCCGTCCGCCGCGCGGCATGGCCGGGCCAGGTGTGGCGAATGGGCCCGGCGGGCCAGACGGGCCAGCCGGCAAGGGGAGTCCGGATGTGCCGAGCGGGCAGGGCTGCGCGGTCCGCGAGGTGGTGGTGGAAGTGGCGGACACGGGCGTGGGCATCGGCGCGCAGGAGCGTGAGCGGGTGTTCGAAAGTTTTTATCAGGCGCAAGGGTACATGACGCGCAACCGCGAAGGATTGGGCATCGGGCTTACCTTGGCCCGGGCCATTGCCCGCCTGCACGGGGGAGAGGTGACCCTGGCCAGCGAGGTGGGCCGGGGAACGACGGTGTCGGTGCGTCTGCCTGCCTGCGTGGGCGTGTATGGCGCGTCCGTCCGGGAAACCTCGGCAGGGTGA
- a CDS encoding RrF2 family transcriptional regulator: MKLTARTRYAARVLVALAVHGTEGPLTTTALSRHTDISVQFLEQILKDLRRAGLTASARGAMGGHRLALPPARISLGTVVRLMEGGIRIAEHCDLPATPGDRLTCLGWTRAADAVESALDSITLDDLAKGLPDLTDHDTPPDGTTHADRPGA, translated from the coding sequence ATGAAGCTTACCGCCAGAACGCGCTATGCGGCACGGGTGCTGGTGGCTCTTGCGGTGCATGGCACCGAGGGGCCGCTGACCACCACCGCGCTGTCGCGCCACACGGACATCAGCGTCCAGTTCCTGGAGCAGATTCTCAAGGATCTGCGCCGCGCCGGGCTTACGGCCAGTGCGCGGGGAGCCATGGGCGGGCACCGGCTTGCGCTGCCACCCGCCAGGATATCACTGGGCACAGTGGTACGGCTCATGGAGGGCGGCATCCGCATCGCGGAGCACTGCGACCTGCCCGCCACCCCCGGCGACAGGCTGACCTGCCTCGGCTGGACACGCGCCGCCGATGCCGTGGAATCGGCGCTGGACTCGATCACCCTGGACGACCTGGCCAAGGGCCTGCCCGACCTGACGGACCACGACACGCCGCCTGACGGCACCACTCACGCCGACAGGCCGGGTGCCTGA
- a CDS encoding response regulator transcription factor — protein MKRILIAEDQYEVRELVQATLRIGNYQILQAENGMQAVEMARLHRPDLILMDVMMPGEIDGLEATRRIRSDPVTAACRIIMLTAKGQTQDREEGLRAGADDYFPKPFSPLALIRKIEEFLG, from the coding sequence ATGAAACGGATACTCATCGCAGAGGACCAGTACGAGGTGCGTGAACTGGTGCAGGCCACGTTGCGGATAGGCAACTATCAGATATTGCAGGCTGAAAATGGCATGCAGGCGGTGGAGATGGCCCGCCTGCACCGCCCGGACCTGATCCTGATGGACGTGATGATGCCCGGCGAGATCGACGGGCTGGAAGCCACCCGGCGCATTCGGTCCGACCCGGTCACGGCGGCCTGCCGGATCATCATGCTGACCGCCAAGGGCCAGACTCAGGACCGCGAGGAAGGATTGCGCGCCGGGGCCGACGACTACTTCCCCAAGCCGTTCAGCCCGTTGGCGCTGATCCGCAAGATAGAGGAGTTTCTGGGATGA
- a CDS encoding HD-GYP domain-containing protein: MTQDTTHDPRHPERNRIAEEAEEACTAMEETREQLRLAHGQLRAFADDLGRTVLDLRASRAELERSYLDTLNRLTLAAAYKDDDTGDHILRMAFYSEGIAAALGMHADGLRDIRVAAPMHDVGKIGTPDAILLKPGRLTPEEFTVMQQHAVIGEKILSASSSRVVRIAATIAGTHHERWDGSGYPRGLSGEGIPLEGRIVAVADVFDALTSKRPYKPAFELDKALGIMREGRGTHFDPGPLDAFLEIAKDLWAARDGVSSTLRTGEHDG, translated from the coding sequence ATGACGCAGGACACCACGCACGATCCACGGCATCCCGAACGGAACCGCATTGCCGAGGAAGCGGAAGAGGCCTGCACGGCCATGGAGGAAACGCGCGAGCAATTGCGCCTGGCCCACGGGCAGTTGCGCGCCTTCGCCGACGATCTGGGGCGTACCGTGCTCGACCTGCGTGCCTCGCGCGCGGAACTGGAGCGCTCGTACCTCGACACGCTGAACAGGCTCACCCTGGCCGCCGCCTACAAGGACGACGACACCGGCGACCACATCCTGCGCATGGCCTTTTACAGCGAAGGCATCGCCGCCGCGCTGGGCATGCACGCCGACGGCCTGCGCGACATACGCGTGGCCGCGCCCATGCACGACGTGGGCAAGATCGGCACGCCCGACGCCATCCTGTTGAAGCCGGGCCGACTCACGCCGGAGGAATTCACGGTGATGCAGCAGCATGCCGTCATCGGCGAGAAGATACTGTCGGCCTCGTCGTCGCGGGTGGTGCGCATTGCCGCCACCATCGCGGGCACCCACCACGAGCGCTGGGACGGCAGCGGCTATCCGCGTGGCCTTTCGGGCGAAGGGATTCCGCTGGAGGGGCGCATCGTGGCCGTGGCCGACGTGTTCGACGCGCTGACCAGCAAGCGGCCCTACAAGCCCGCCTTCGAGCTGGACAAGGCCCTCGGCATCATGCGCGAAGGGCGGGGTACCCACTTCGATCCCGGGCCGCTGGACGCCTTTCTGGAAATCGCGAAAGACCTGTGGGCTGCGCGGGACGGGGTAAGCTCAACCCTGCGCACTGGCGAGCATGACGGGTGA